One Phoenix dactylifera cultivar Barhee BC4 chromosome 8, palm_55x_up_171113_PBpolish2nd_filt_p, whole genome shotgun sequence genomic window carries:
- the LOC103708420 gene encoding casein kinase 1-like protein HD16 isoform X1 → MPELRSGVRRGRAQPNPIVQAEKPAAGRRKRAARNKQQAAGDENVVTRSAERKEEIRFLEGGGEIGEDNKEGVGERRMDEFDSGARSADKLPGGEDEGSTAPVPEKVQIGNSPTYRIERKLGKGGFGQVYVGRRISVTNANDRTTGPNAVEVALKFEHRSSKGCNHGPPYEWQVYNTLGGIHGVPQVHYKGRQGDYYVMVMDMLGPSLWDVWNNNSHTMSIEMVACIAIEAISILEKMHSKGYVHGDVKPENFLLGPPGTPDEKKLFLVDLGLATRWKETATGQHVEYDQRPDVFRGTVRYASVHAHLGRTGSRRDDLESLAYTLIFLLRGRLPWQGYQGENKGFLVCKKKMATSPESLCCFCPQPFKQFVEYVVNLKFDEEPNYAKCISLFDGIVGPNPDIRPINTDGAQKLIYQVGQKRGRLMIEDEDEEQPKKKVRMGMPATQWISVYNARRPMKQRYHYNVADARLAQHIEKGNEDGLFISSVASCTNLWALIMDAGTGYTAQVYELSPCFLHKEWIMEQWEKNFYISALAGANNGSSLVVMSKGTQYAQQSYKVSDSFPFKWINKKWKEGFYVTAMATAGTRWAVVMSRNAGFSDQVVELDFLYPSEGIHRRWDGGYRITATAATWDQAAFVLSVPRRKPADETQETLRTSAFPSQHVKEKWAKNLYIASICYGRTVS, encoded by the exons ATGCCGGAGCTCCGCAGCGGAGTACGCAGGGGCCGGGCACAGCCGAATCCGATAGTCCAGGCCGAGAAACCGGCAGCCGGCagaaggaagagggcggcgAGGAACAAGCAGCAGGCGGCGGGTGATGAGAACGTGGTGACGAGGTCTGCCGAGCGGAAGGAGGAGATCAGGTTTCTTGAGGGCGGAGGGGAGATCGGGGAGGATAACAAGGAAGGGGTTGGGGAGAGGAGGATGGATGAGTTTGACAGTGGTGCCAGGAGCGCCGATAAGCTCCCTGGTGGGGAGGATGAGGGGAGCACCGCGCCGGTTCCAGAAAAG GTCCAGATTGGCAATTCACCAACGTATAGAATTGAAAGGAAGCTTGGGAAAGGAGGCTTTGGACAAGTATATGTAGGTCGCCGTATTTCTGTGACCAATGCAAATGATCGGACTACCGGTCCTAATGCTGTAGAG GTGGCATTAAAATTTGAGCACCGGAGCAGCAAAGGATGTAACCATGGACCCCCTTATGAATGGCAGGTCTACAA CACTCTTGGTGGCATTCATGGTGTGCCCCAAGTCCATTACAAAGGCCGCCAAGGTGACTATTATGTCATG GTCATGGATATGCTGGGTCCAAGTCTATGGGATGTTTGGAATAATAATTCTCATAC AATGTCTATTGAAATGGTTGCATGTATTGCTATTGAAGCAAtctccatattggagaagatgcaTTCTAAAGG TTACGTGCATGGAGATGTGAAGCCTGAGAATTTTTTACTTGGCCCTCCTGGAACTCCTGATGAGAAGAAACTTTTTCTTGTTGATCTTGGATTAG CCACTAGGTGGAAGGAGACTGCTACGGGTCAGCATGTTGAGTATGACCAAAGGCCAGATGTTTTCAG GGGAACAGTGCGCTATGCTAGTGTGCATGCTCACCTTGGAAGAACTGGGAGCAGGAGAGATGATTTAGAATCCCTTGCTTACACCCTCATTTTTCTCCTCCGTGGTCGTCTACCTTGGCAGGGATACCAG GGTGAGAATAAGGGCTTCCTCGTTTGCAAGAAAAAGATGGCTACTTCTCCAGAGTCTTTGTGTTGCTTTTGCCCACAACCATTTAAACAGTTTGTTGAGTATGTTGTCAACTTAAAGTTTGATGAAGAACCTAATTATGCAAAGTGcatctccctttttgatggcaTAGTAGGTCCAAATCCAGATATTAGGCCGATCAACACAGATGGTGCTCAGAAG CTTATATACCAGGTTGGTCAAAAGAGAGGCCGGCTGATGATCGAAGATGAGGATGAAGAGCAACCAAAGAAGAAGGTCCGAATGGGGATGCCTGCAACACAATGGATTAGTGTCTACAATGCCAGGCGTCCTATGAAGCAAAG GTATCACTACAATGTTGCAGATGCAAGACTCGCACAACATATTGAGAAAGGAaatgaagatggattattcatTAGCTCGGTCGCTTCTTGCACAAATCTCTGGGCCCTGATTATGGATGCTGGCACTGGTTATACTGCTCAAGTTTATGAACTCTCACCATGTTTTCTTCACAAA GAATGGATAATGGAACAATGGGAGAAAAATTTTTACATTAGTGCATTGGCAGGGGCAAATAACGGAAGTTCTTTGGTTGTGATGTCAAAAG GTACACAATATGCACAGCAGTCCTACAAAGTTAGCGATTCATTTCCATTTAAGTGGATAAACAAAAAATGGAAGGAGGGATTCTATGTAACTGCCATGGCCACTGCAGGTACCAGATGGGCAGTTGTCATGTCTCGAAATGCTGGTTTTTCAGATCAG GTTGTGGAGCTTGATTTCTTATACCCCAGCGAAGGTATTCATCGGAGGTGGGATGGTGGTTATCGTATAACAGCAACTGCTGCAACATGGGACCAGGCGGCTTTTGTTCTGAGTGTACCCAGACGGAAGCCTGCAGATGAAACACAAGAGACTCTCAGAACCTCAGCCTTTCCTAGTCAACATGTGAAG GAAAAATGGGCAAAAAACCTCTATATTGCATCCATATGCTATGGCAGAACGGTATCATGA
- the LOC103708420 gene encoding casein kinase 1-like protein HD16 isoform X2, whose translation MPELRSGVRRGRAQPNPIVQAEKPAAGRRKRAARNKQQAAGDENVVTRSAERKEEIRFLEGGGEIGEDNKEGVGERRMDEFDSGARSADKLPGGEDEGSTAPVPEKVQIGNSPTYRIERKLGKGGFGQVYVGRRISVTNANDRTTGPNAVEVALKFEHRSSKGCNHGPPYEWQVYNTLGGIHGVPQVHYKGRQGDYYVMVMDMLGPSLWDVWNNNSHTMSIEMVACIAIEAISILEKMHSKGYVHGDVKPENFLLGPPGTPDEKKLFLVDLGLATRWKETATGQHVEYDQRPDVFRGTVRYASVHAHLGRTGSRRDDLESLAYTLIFLLRGRLPWQGYQGENKGFLVCKKKMATSPESLCCFCPQPFKQFVEYVVNLKFDEEPNYAKCISLFDGIVGPNPDIRPINTDGAQKVGQKRGRLMIEDEDEEQPKKKVRMGMPATQWISVYNARRPMKQRYHYNVADARLAQHIEKGNEDGLFISSVASCTNLWALIMDAGTGYTAQVYELSPCFLHKEWIMEQWEKNFYISALAGANNGSSLVVMSKGTQYAQQSYKVSDSFPFKWINKKWKEGFYVTAMATAGTRWAVVMSRNAGFSDQVVELDFLYPSEGIHRRWDGGYRITATAATWDQAAFVLSVPRRKPADETQETLRTSAFPSQHVKEKWAKNLYIASICYGRTVS comes from the exons ATGCCGGAGCTCCGCAGCGGAGTACGCAGGGGCCGGGCACAGCCGAATCCGATAGTCCAGGCCGAGAAACCGGCAGCCGGCagaaggaagagggcggcgAGGAACAAGCAGCAGGCGGCGGGTGATGAGAACGTGGTGACGAGGTCTGCCGAGCGGAAGGAGGAGATCAGGTTTCTTGAGGGCGGAGGGGAGATCGGGGAGGATAACAAGGAAGGGGTTGGGGAGAGGAGGATGGATGAGTTTGACAGTGGTGCCAGGAGCGCCGATAAGCTCCCTGGTGGGGAGGATGAGGGGAGCACCGCGCCGGTTCCAGAAAAG GTCCAGATTGGCAATTCACCAACGTATAGAATTGAAAGGAAGCTTGGGAAAGGAGGCTTTGGACAAGTATATGTAGGTCGCCGTATTTCTGTGACCAATGCAAATGATCGGACTACCGGTCCTAATGCTGTAGAG GTGGCATTAAAATTTGAGCACCGGAGCAGCAAAGGATGTAACCATGGACCCCCTTATGAATGGCAGGTCTACAA CACTCTTGGTGGCATTCATGGTGTGCCCCAAGTCCATTACAAAGGCCGCCAAGGTGACTATTATGTCATG GTCATGGATATGCTGGGTCCAAGTCTATGGGATGTTTGGAATAATAATTCTCATAC AATGTCTATTGAAATGGTTGCATGTATTGCTATTGAAGCAAtctccatattggagaagatgcaTTCTAAAGG TTACGTGCATGGAGATGTGAAGCCTGAGAATTTTTTACTTGGCCCTCCTGGAACTCCTGATGAGAAGAAACTTTTTCTTGTTGATCTTGGATTAG CCACTAGGTGGAAGGAGACTGCTACGGGTCAGCATGTTGAGTATGACCAAAGGCCAGATGTTTTCAG GGGAACAGTGCGCTATGCTAGTGTGCATGCTCACCTTGGAAGAACTGGGAGCAGGAGAGATGATTTAGAATCCCTTGCTTACACCCTCATTTTTCTCCTCCGTGGTCGTCTACCTTGGCAGGGATACCAG GGTGAGAATAAGGGCTTCCTCGTTTGCAAGAAAAAGATGGCTACTTCTCCAGAGTCTTTGTGTTGCTTTTGCCCACAACCATTTAAACAGTTTGTTGAGTATGTTGTCAACTTAAAGTTTGATGAAGAACCTAATTATGCAAAGTGcatctccctttttgatggcaTAGTAGGTCCAAATCCAGATATTAGGCCGATCAACACAGATGGTGCTCAGAAG GTTGGTCAAAAGAGAGGCCGGCTGATGATCGAAGATGAGGATGAAGAGCAACCAAAGAAGAAGGTCCGAATGGGGATGCCTGCAACACAATGGATTAGTGTCTACAATGCCAGGCGTCCTATGAAGCAAAG GTATCACTACAATGTTGCAGATGCAAGACTCGCACAACATATTGAGAAAGGAaatgaagatggattattcatTAGCTCGGTCGCTTCTTGCACAAATCTCTGGGCCCTGATTATGGATGCTGGCACTGGTTATACTGCTCAAGTTTATGAACTCTCACCATGTTTTCTTCACAAA GAATGGATAATGGAACAATGGGAGAAAAATTTTTACATTAGTGCATTGGCAGGGGCAAATAACGGAAGTTCTTTGGTTGTGATGTCAAAAG GTACACAATATGCACAGCAGTCCTACAAAGTTAGCGATTCATTTCCATTTAAGTGGATAAACAAAAAATGGAAGGAGGGATTCTATGTAACTGCCATGGCCACTGCAGGTACCAGATGGGCAGTTGTCATGTCTCGAAATGCTGGTTTTTCAGATCAG GTTGTGGAGCTTGATTTCTTATACCCCAGCGAAGGTATTCATCGGAGGTGGGATGGTGGTTATCGTATAACAGCAACTGCTGCAACATGGGACCAGGCGGCTTTTGTTCTGAGTGTACCCAGACGGAAGCCTGCAGATGAAACACAAGAGACTCTCAGAACCTCAGCCTTTCCTAGTCAACATGTGAAG GAAAAATGGGCAAAAAACCTCTATATTGCATCCATATGCTATGGCAGAACGGTATCATGA